Within Epilithonimonas zeae, the genomic segment ACAGATGGAACTTCGGGAGGAACGAATCTGGTGCTCGATCTCAATCCAGGGACAGCAAGCTCATTGCCAACCTCTTTACTTAATTATAACAATAAATTGCATTTCAAGACCTTAATTGGAGCTACTGGACTATATTCGTATGATAGTAGTACAGGCTCAGCAACTCTGATACCTGGGATGCCGACTGCTTCAAATTTTCTAGTGGCAGAAGGGAAAATATTCTTTAGACAAAATACTAAATTCTCCTATTTTTTCCAAGGTACAGTCACTGAAATTGACACGCCAGTGATTGTTAACGGGCAAATGGGCGCGGTCAATGGAAAGATCATAACCGGAGCTTCTGCAACATCGGCAACAAATAATTTGCAGCTATACGTTTATGATGGAAATACGGTGTCTCTTTTGAAGGTCATCAACCCAAATGCTACTGCAAACCCTCAGAACTTCTATTACAGCAGTAATCTCAATACATTATTCTTCACAGCAGGTTCCAATACTGCTGGATTTGAGCTTTGGAAAACAGACGGAACAGCAGACGGAACGGTACAGGTTAAGAATATCAATCCTGGAACATCCAACTCGTTTCCAGGCAACTTTAAACAGATCGGCAATAAAGTATTCTTTGCCGCCAACAACGGCACCAATGGAAATGAGCTATGGGTAACAGACGGCACAGAAGAAGGTACTGTATTGGTAAAAGATATTAATCCTGGGTCATCTGCTTCCAATCCAAATAATCTTGTGGAAGTTAATGGTAAATTATACTTTTTAGCCAGTGACGGTTCCGGAGAAGCGAGACTGTGGGAAAGTGACGGTACAGCAGACGGTACAAAAATGACGTTGGAACTTAAGCCTGGTTATACCAATTTCGTGCTTGGCAAAATGGAGGAGTACAATGGTGCTCTTTATCTGTCGGCAAAGCTTAGCGTTAGTCAAGGGCAGGAGTTGTATAAAATCGAGGTTCCTACAGAAAATCTAAATGTCGGGAATCAAAACAAAAAAGAAATTAGCATTTATCCAAATCCTACAAACGGAAAATTGTTCTTCAATGGTCTTGAAAAAGGAACTTATGATCTCTATGATGTAAATGGAAGGCTTGTAAAAAAAGAAGGAAATATTATAAACAGTACGTTGCAGCTCAATGTACCGAAAGGTAACTATGTTCTGGTTACAAAAACAATCGACGGTTCTCTTAAAACAAATAAAATAATTGTAAAATAATGAAAAAATTAATATTGATATTAACTGTTTTTATGAGTGCTTACACTTCAAAAACAGGAGCTCAAACCATTAATTTTCCAGACGAGAATTTTCTGGAATATCTTCTGCTATATACCAGCATAGATGCCAATCAGGACGGTGAAATACAGGTAAGTGAAGCTGAAGCTTACACGGGAGACCTAACCATTACCCAAAAGATAAGTAATGTTACGGGAATAGAATATTTTAAGAATATCACATCACTTACATTTAATAAGTCGCCTGTTAGCACATTAAATATTTCCAATAACAAACTTCTGACAAAACTTTTTATTGAGGGATCAAATCTCTCAAATCTTGATCTTAGTTCCAACAGCAGGCTTGTCAATATGGATATCAAAAATAATAGTTTATTGGCTCAACTAACCTTAGGTCAGCATCCTCAGCTTCAGTATGCCAGCCTTATGTTCAACAACATTTCATCTATCAATGTAACACAATGCCCGATGCTAACTTTTCTTTTTATGGCATCCAATAACTTATCAAGCATTGACGTAACCAATAACCCGAGGCTTGCAGAACTTAATCTTGGTTCCAATCATCTGACTTCACTGGATCTGACTAAAAATACCAGATTGACCTATCTCCATGTAGGCCTTAATAAACTTCAGCAGCTTAACGTATCTAATAATAAACTGTTAGATACTTTTATGATACAGGGAAATCCTATGACATCAATTGATATTAGTAAGCTTGAGTTCTTGAGATCATTTGTGATGGACAGCACGGGTATTACTGCGATAGATCTTACGCCACATAATATGCTTCAGTTTTTCTATGCGAGCTACTCACAACTTACCGAAGTTGACGCTTCTAAGAATAACGCTTTGATATACGTGAATGCAGTTGAAAATCAAAAGATGAAATTCATCAACGTCAAAAATGGTAATAATACAAATGCTATCGGTTTTTTTGCCATAAACAGCCCTAGCCTGAAGTGCATACAGGTCGATGATGTTGCTTATAGTTCTTCACAACAACTTTGGCAAAAGGATGCCACTACTGTTTATGCCACTGATTGTAGCAGCATAATGGCAACTAACGAGTCAAGAAATCTGACAAAAATTTCTGTCTATCCAAATCCGACTTCTGATTATCTTTTTCTGCAAAAAGAAGCAAAAGATATTAGCATTTTCAATGCTGCAGGGCAGATGGTTGCGAGTTTCAGAAAGACAAAAATGGTAGATGTGAGCTATCTTCCTGTTGGTAATTATGTTATTAATGTGACAGATTCCGATGGTGTAGTTTCATCACAAAAGATCATAAAAAAATAAGTATTCAAAAATGAAATTATATATTCAAAATACAATAAAGTTAACGGTTGCAGCTATAGCATTGATGACTAGTAATTATGCCCTTGCCCAAAGTAATGACAGAGATATTATCGAGCAATATCTTGCGGCTGGCAAAACAACATTTGGAAAAACTTTTGACATTGTTCACACCGCCCAGAGAAAAAATTCTGAAGGTACCATAATCAACATCCAGCAGACTTACAACGGTGTGCCTGTTTATGGCGCCATATCTTCCGTATTGGTTCGTGATAATTCGGTAAAGTACATGTCGGACAATTTTATGGAAATTCCGGGGAATGTCTCTTTGTCGAAACCTTCTTTTGATATCAGAAAATATTTTTCTACTATCCTGTCTTCAGAAAAGTTAGCTGGTAATCTTACTGACTATACTTTTGAAGGACGTAAAAATAACACCGTCGTTTCCAAATTGGTTTATTTCCCTACAGATAAAGGAAGTATGCAGCTAGCGTATGCTATTAACTTTTTTGAGAAAGGAACCAATAATTACTGGGACATCATAATTGATGCAAACACAGGTAAAGTCATCGGAAAAACAAATCTGACGGTGTCTTGCCAGTTTCACGATCATTCATTTTCGTTAGAACATCAATTGGACACTTCTGGAAAATCAGATAATGTATCAATTTCAAAAGTTGCGAATAATAATTCTTCTGTTGTAGATAACGCTTCATACAGAGTATATGCACTTCCCATAGAATCGCCAAATTTTGGACAGCGTACTTTAGAGAGCAATCCTTGGCTTTTGGATGCTTCTCCTCTTGGTTGGCAAAATGATGGTGACGAATCCTACGATATTACACGAGGCAACAATGCTTATGCCTATTTGGATCTCAATGGATCCAATGATTTTGGAGCAAGTGCCAACGGAGGTTCTCAGAAATTATTTGATTTTCCTTTGGATTTGATTAAAACTCCGGATACCTACACCAATGCGGCGATAACCAACTTATTTTATGTCACCAATAAGATGCACGATATTTTTTACCGTTATGGATTTGATGAAGCTGGCCGCAACTTTCAGTCAAACAATTTTGACAAAGGTGAACCATTCACAGACTTTGATCCTGTTTTATCAGAAGCCAGAGATGGAGCGTCTCTTAATAATGCGAATTTTGCAACACCGCAAGATGGTTTTTCACCGAGAATGCAGATGTATTTATGGCGTTACGGTTATCTTATGAATTATAATGCGCCAAGCGATCTTGTCGGCAGAAAACCCGCATCTGGCTATAATGTTGATTTTGGGCCAGCTTTTCCTACCACTTCACCACTAACGGCTGATGTTGCAATAGCTGACCCTGCTGATGCATGTACAAACCTTAGCAATACAGATCTAACAGGAAAGTTTGCATTGATTCAAAGGGGAACATGCAACTTTGATGTTAAGTTCAAAAAAGCACAGGACAAAGGAGCAAAGGGCGTTATTATCTATAATCCTACGGCGTCTCAAAGTGTTATCAATATGAGCGGTACCGATTCTACAGTTAATATCCCAGGAGTCTTGGTTGATAATCAAGAAGGTGAATTGATCAAATCTAAATTAAATGCCGGAACAACAGTCAATGTCAGTTTCAAATACAACACTTTTGATATTGACGGAAGTTTAGATAATGGTGTTATTGCTCACGAGTATACCCACGGAATTTCCACCAGAAGCACTGGTAATGGTTACAGCTGTCTGAATACCAGTTACGCTAATGAGCAGATGGGAGAAGGGTGGTCCGATTTTTTTGCTTTGATGATTACCAGTAAAGCGGATGCGACAGCAGCCCATCCAAGATCCACAGGGTCCTTTGTAGCCAACCAAGGCGCTGATGGCTCGGGAATCAGACCAGCCAAATATTCCCCCGATTTCTCCATCAATGATTATACGTATGCTGATACCAATGGTAAATATCTAGATGCAGGAGATGGAAGTCTGTATGTTGATGTCCACGGTGTTGGTTTTATCTGGGCAACGATGCTTTGGGACCTTCATTGGAAATTCGCTGAGAAATATGGCTTTTCAAATGATATAGTCAATAATCCTGATTCCGGAAGTGGAAAAGTGATGAAATTGGTGATGGAAGCTCTCAAAATACAAGGCTGTTATCCTAATTTTGTGACTGGACGAGATGCTATTTTGGCTGCTGATGCCAATCTAAATAATGGCGAAAACAAATGTATGATCTGGAATACCTTCGCAAGAAGAGGTTTAGGAGTCAATGCTAAAACTGGATTGACGAGGGGGACATTGCCAGGTGCGATTTCAGATCAGGTTGAAGATTATACTGTTCCGGCAGAATGTTCTCTGGGAACTGCAGAAGTAGTTACTACCAAGAAAGTTACATTATATCCTAACCCTGCAAACAAAGAGGTTTTCATCAAAACAAACGGTGTAAAGATCTTAGGTAAAATCAAAGTTTCCATATTTGATCTATCAGGTAAAAAAATTGATGAACAAATCATTGATTCCAATGCCGATCAACCTGTAAACACGACAGGTTTGCCAAGCGGTGTCTATCTGATAAGCGGTGATGGTATTGGTCTAAATTTCAGCAGTAAGTTGATTATCAATAAATAGATTTTATCTTGACAAAAGCCAAATGGCGCCAACTGAAGACAGTTGGCGCCATTTGGCTTTTGGTGAACTTGACCGGACTTTATTCAAACCATTTATTAGTAGATATAGATGATATGTTCAGGTTCTAAACAATTAATAATATTAGTAGAAATGTGGGAAATTAGCTAGAATTTGACTTAGATTTTTTCGTTCATCAGCTTGTATCAAAAAATGAATTCAAACTTAAATGATAGACTCTTAGATAGTAAATAAATTATTGATATAAAAGAAGGCGAGTTGCCCCGCCTTAAATGTTTTGTTCGTTATTATTTATTGTTTTTAAATGAATTCACGAAACATTTAGAAATAAAAATACCCCGCAGGTAGGCGAGGCGCTAAATGTTTTCACAACGGAATAATCCTTATTGTGAATTGCTTTCGGATACAAATCTAAAAATTATTTTTTTAACTGTTTTATGGTTTTCCGTAAAATAATTATTTTTTTTCTCTTTATTTTTATGCTTTATCAAAACTAAAATAGCTATGACAAAAAATATACTTGGATTGGACTTGGGAGTTTCATCAATAGGGTGGGCTGTTGTTCAGGAAGATTCTAAAAATCCTGAAAACAATAAAATCATCAAATTAGGAGTTCGTGTGAATCCATTGACTGTTGATGAGCAACTGAATTTCGAAAAAGGAAAACCTATTACTACGAATGCCGGAAGAACTTTAGCAAGAAGTGCAAGAAGAAATCTTCAAAGATTTAAGCTAAGAAGAGTCAATCTTATTGATGTTTTAAAGAAAAACAATATTCTTAAAGAAACCGACTTATTGACGGAAGTTGGCAAAAACTCAACATTTCAGACTCAGGAAATAAGAGCAATATCAGCGAGACAAAAAATAGAACTTTCTGAATTTGCCCGGGTTTTACTTTTAATTAATAAGAAAAGAGGGTATAAAAGCAGCCGTAAAGCCAAAAACGAAGAGGAGGGACAAATTATAGACGGAATGGCTGTTGCTAAAAAATTGTATGAAGAAAACCAAACGCCCGGAGAATATTCTTATCAACTTTTACAACAAGGTAAAAAGCAACTGCCGGATTTTTACCGTTCAGATTTACAGGCAGAATTTGATAAAATCTGGAATTTTCAGAAACAGTTTAATCCTGAAATTTTTACTAATGAACTTTACGAAAGACTTCAGGGTAAAAATAGAAATGCAACCTGGAAAGAATTAGAAATTCCGTTTTCTCTTGTTGGTATCAAACAAATTGGGACAATGCAAGAGAAAAAGATAGAAAGATATCTTTGGAGAAGTGAAGCTGTGAAAAAACAATTGGATTTTGAAAGTCTGGCTGTTGTTTTTCAGGAGATTAACAGTAACCTCAATAATTCCAGCGGTTATCTTGGCGCAATCAGTGACAGAAGTAAAGAATTATATTTCAATAATCAGACGGTTGGAGAATATTTATATAATCAATTAAAAATTAATCCTCATACAAAACTTAAAAATCAGGTTTTCTATCGACAAGATTACTTGGATGAATTTGAAAAAATATGGGAAACTCAGGCAAAATATCATAAAGAATTAACCAAAGAATTAAAAGAGGAAATTCGTGATATTGTTATTTTTTATCAGAGAAAACTTAAATCTCAGAAAGGGTTAATCAGTATTTGTGAATTTGAAAACAGAGAAATTGAAATCACAGAAAACGGAAAAATTAAAAAGAAAACGGTTGGTTTAAAAGTAGCTCCAAAATCTTCTCCTTTATTTCAGGAATTTAAAATTTGGCAGGTTCTGAACAATTTACAGTTTCAGAATTTAGAAACAAAAGAAATTTTTCCGATTGATTTGGATTTTAAACAGTCGATTTTTGATGAGGTTAACATTAAAGGAAAGCTTTCTGCAAAAGATGTTTTAGATATTGTCGGTTATTCAGGAAAAGAATGGAAAACTAACTTTAAAGATATTGAAGGAAATTATACCAATGAGAATTTCTATACCGCTTTTTTGAAAATAATTGCCAGTGAAGGAATAGAGTTTCCAAAAGAATTTAAACTGACGATTGATGATGAAATCAAAGTTTCCAAAATAAATGCTTCTGCAGAAATTATAAAACTATTTGTCAGAGAAAAGTTTTCAGAATTAGGAATTGATACTTCTGTTTTGGATTTTAATCCAGAATTGGAAGGAAGTGATTTTGAAAAACAAGCTTCTTATCAATTGTGGCATTTGTTATATTCTTACGAGGGTGATGATTCTCCTTCGGGAAATGAAAAATTGTATGAATTGCTAGAAAAGAAGTTTGGTTTCAAAAAAGAACATTCCAAAATATTGGCGGAAATTGGTTTTCCTCGGGATTATGGCAGTCTGAGTTCTAAGGCAATGCGAAAGATTTATCCTTACATCAAAGAACATAAATACAGCGACGCTTGTAATTATGCAGGTTATAATCATTCTAAAAATTCATTGACCAAAGAACAATTGGAAAA encodes:
- a CDS encoding ELWxxDGT repeat protein, yielding MKKIFLPLLFLANLIDAQSITLLKDINPGANPSTPAEFFKLDGKLYFNANNPTYGTELWSTDGTSGGTNLVLDLNPGTASSLPTSLLNYNNKLHFKTLIGATGLYSYDSSTGSATLIPGMPTASNFLVAEGKIFFRQNTKFSYFFQGTVTEIDTPVIVNGQMGAVNGKIITGASATSATNNLQLYVYDGNTVSLLKVINPNATANPQNFYYSSNLNTLFFTAGSNTAGFELWKTDGTADGTVQVKNINPGTSNSFPGNFKQIGNKVFFAANNGTNGNELWVTDGTEEGTVLVKDINPGSSASNPNNLVEVNGKLYFLASDGSGEARLWESDGTADGTKMTLELKPGYTNFVLGKMEEYNGALYLSAKLSVSQGQELYKIEVPTENLNVGNQNKKEISIYPNPTNGKLFFNGLEKGTYDLYDVNGRLVKKEGNIINSTLQLNVPKGNYVLVTKTIDGSLKTNKIIVK
- a CDS encoding leucine-rich repeat domain-containing protein: MKKLILILTVFMSAYTSKTGAQTINFPDENFLEYLLLYTSIDANQDGEIQVSEAEAYTGDLTITQKISNVTGIEYFKNITSLTFNKSPVSTLNISNNKLLTKLFIEGSNLSNLDLSSNSRLVNMDIKNNSLLAQLTLGQHPQLQYASLMFNNISSINVTQCPMLTFLFMASNNLSSIDVTNNPRLAELNLGSNHLTSLDLTKNTRLTYLHVGLNKLQQLNVSNNKLLDTFMIQGNPMTSIDISKLEFLRSFVMDSTGITAIDLTPHNMLQFFYASYSQLTEVDASKNNALIYVNAVENQKMKFINVKNGNNTNAIGFFAINSPSLKCIQVDDVAYSSSQQLWQKDATTVYATDCSSIMATNESRNLTKISVYPNPTSDYLFLQKEAKDISIFNAAGQMVASFRKTKMVDVSYLPVGNYVINVTDSDGVVSSQKIIKK
- a CDS encoding T9SS-dependent M36 family metallopeptidase; this translates as MKLYIQNTIKLTVAAIALMTSNYALAQSNDRDIIEQYLAAGKTTFGKTFDIVHTAQRKNSEGTIINIQQTYNGVPVYGAISSVLVRDNSVKYMSDNFMEIPGNVSLSKPSFDIRKYFSTILSSEKLAGNLTDYTFEGRKNNTVVSKLVYFPTDKGSMQLAYAINFFEKGTNNYWDIIIDANTGKVIGKTNLTVSCQFHDHSFSLEHQLDTSGKSDNVSISKVANNNSSVVDNASYRVYALPIESPNFGQRTLESNPWLLDASPLGWQNDGDESYDITRGNNAYAYLDLNGSNDFGASANGGSQKLFDFPLDLIKTPDTYTNAAITNLFYVTNKMHDIFYRYGFDEAGRNFQSNNFDKGEPFTDFDPVLSEARDGASLNNANFATPQDGFSPRMQMYLWRYGYLMNYNAPSDLVGRKPASGYNVDFGPAFPTTSPLTADVAIADPADACTNLSNTDLTGKFALIQRGTCNFDVKFKKAQDKGAKGVIIYNPTASQSVINMSGTDSTVNIPGVLVDNQEGELIKSKLNAGTTVNVSFKYNTFDIDGSLDNGVIAHEYTHGISTRSTGNGYSCLNTSYANEQMGEGWSDFFALMITSKADATAAHPRSTGSFVANQGADGSGIRPAKYSPDFSINDYTYADTNGKYLDAGDGSLYVDVHGVGFIWATMLWDLHWKFAEKYGFSNDIVNNPDSGSGKVMKLVMEALKIQGCYPNFVTGRDAILAADANLNNGENKCMIWNTFARRGLGVNAKTGLTRGTLPGAISDQVEDYTVPAECSLGTAEVVTTKKVTLYPNPANKEVFIKTNGVKILGKIKVSIFDLSGKKIDEQIIDSNADQPVNTTGLPSGVYLISGDGIGLNFSSKLIINK